The Quatrionicoccus australiensis nucleotide sequence TTGGCGACATCAAGCTGCGCCACTGGTTCTGGGGGGCGCTGGCCGAGCAATGGCCGGTGTATCGCGATGTGCTTGGTGCGGCTTTGCTGATCAATGTGATGGCCTTGGCCATGCCGCTCTTCTCCATGAATGTTTATGACCGGGTGGTTCCCAACCGGGCGATGGAAACGCTCTGGGTTCTTGCACTCGGTGTGTTGCTGCTGATCGGCATTGATTTTGTTTTGCGTCTGCTGCGCGGTCATTTCATTGATTTGGCCAGTGCGCGTATCGACATGCAGTTGTCGGCGCAGATCATGGAGCGGGTGCTGGGGGTGCGGATGGAGGCACGGCCGGCAGCAGTCGGGGCTTTTGCTTCCAATTTGCGCTCTTTTGAGACCGTACGTGATTTCATCGCTTCGGCAACGGTGACCGCATTCATCGATCTGCCATTTGCACTCATTTTCATTGTCGTGATCGCGATCATTGCCTGGCAGCTGGTGTTGCCGGTTCTTCTGGCAATTGTCATGGTGGTGATCTACGCCTATATCCTGCAGCACAAGATGCATGCCTTGTCGGAAACGACTTACCGGGCCGGTGCCTTGCGCAATGCAACCCTGATCGAAAGTTTGTCGGCGCTGGAAACCATCAAGACGCAAGGCGCCGAGAGCGTCATGCAGTCCAAGTGGGAAAAATCGGTGGCTTTCGTTTCCCGGGTTAATAACCAGATGCGCTTTCTTTCGGCTGCCGCGACCAATGGGGCTTCCGAAATCCAGCAGATGGTGAACATCGTTGTGATCATTGCCGGGGTTTACCTGATTGCTGACGGCAAACTCAGCATGGGCGGCCTGATTGCCTGCACGATGCTGGCTTCACGGGCCGTTGCGCCTCTTGGGCAGATGGTCGGTTTGTTGATGCAATACCACAGTGCGAAAGTGTCGCTGACCTCGCTCGATCAGGTGATGAACAACCCGGTCGAACGACCGGCTGATGCTGCCTTTGTGCATCGTCCCGATCTGAAGGGCAATATCGAATTTCGTGATGTCGGGTTCAGTTATCCGAACTGTTCGATTGCCGCGCTGAAGGGATTCAGCTGCCGGATTACTTCCGGAGAAAAGGTTGTTGTTATCGGTCGGATCGGCTCCGGCAAGACGACTTTGCAGAAATTGATATTGGGGCTTTATCAGCCGACTGCCGGTGCTGTGACCATTGATGGCGTTGATGTGCGTCAGCTTGATCCGGCTGACTTGCGGCGCAATATCGGTTATGTCTCGCAGGATGTGACCCTGCTCTATGGCACGCTGCGTGACAATATCGCGATTGGTGCCCCTTATGCTGACGATGCGGCAGTGATGGCGGCAGCGGATGCGGCCGGGCTGACCGATTTCGTCAATCGCCACCCCGATGGTTTTGACATGATGATCGGTGAGCGGGGGGATTCCCTTTCCGGCGGGCAGCGTCAGGGCGTGGCGATTGCCCGGGCCTTTCTGATGGATCCGCCAATTTTGCTGCTTGATGAGCCAACCAGTTCCATGGACTTTTCTTCCGAGCAGCAGTTCAAGCAGCGCCTCAAGGAAGCTGCTGCCCACAAGACGGTAATTGTCGTGACGCACCGTAACAGCTTGCTTGATCTGGCTACTCGCGTCATTGTCGTGGATGACGGTCGCGTGGTGGCGGATGGTCCGCGCGATCAGGTGATTCAGGCACTGCAGAGCGGCCGGATCGGGAGGGCGGCATGAGTCGTCTGAAATTGGTTTTGGGCAAACTGCATGCCTTGCTGGAGCGGATTGCCGCCAATAATGCGCCACGCGTTGAGAAAATACTGGGGCGTTTGCCCAACCGTGAAGATATCGAGGCTGTCGATTTCGCTACCGATGCCGACTTGGCCATGTTGCGGCAGGAGCCGCTACGGGCGCGGGTTCTGCTGCGCTCGATTGGTATCGTCGCAGTGATCTTCCTGTTGTGGGCCGCGATTGCGCAACTTGACGAAGTGACGCGCGGTGATGGCAAGGTAATCCCTTCACGGCAGTTGCAGGTTCTGCAGAGTATCGATGGTGGCCTGGTTTCGGAAATTCTGGTCAAGGAAGGTGATGTGGTTCAAGCCAATCAATTGTTGATCAAGATTGATGAAACCCGCTTCGCCTCATCGGTCAACGAAAATCGGGCGCAATATCTCAGCTTGCTGGCCAAGGCAGCTCGTCTCAAAGCGATGTCGGAAGGCAAGGCTTTTGTGCCGCCACCGGAAGTGATGAAGGAGTCGCCCGAGGTGGTCGAGCAGGAAATGCAGTATTACGAAGCCAAGCGCAGCGAGATGGGAGCGGCCATCTCGATTGCTCGCCAGCAGCTGTCGCAGCGCCAGCAGGAGTTGAATGAAGCGCAGGCGCGACGGACCCAGGCCTCTCAGGGATATGATCTGACCTCAAAAGAGTTGACGGTCACCAAGCCGTTGATCAATTCGGGCGCTGTTTCGGAAGTGGAGTTGCTGCGTCTGGAGCGCGATGTTTCCCGGTATCGTGGCGAGCGTGATCAGGCTTCGGCTCAAATTACACGCGTTCAGGCGGCAATTAATGAAGCTCAGCGCAAGATCGAGGAGGTCGAGCTGACCTTCCGCAATGATGCGGGCAAGGAGTTGTCGGAAATAACCGGCAAGCTGAATGGGCTGGCGGAAGGAAGTGTTGGTCTTTCCGACCGGGTCAAGCAATCTTCGATTCGTTCGCCTGTCAAGGGAACGGTCAAGCGCCTGCTGGTGAATACCGTAGGTGGCGTGGTTCAGCCTGGCAAGGACATGATTGAAATCGTGCCACTGGATGAGGCCTTGTTGCTTGAGGCGCGTGTTGTACCGCGCGATATTGCCTTTCTGCGTCCAGGGCAGCCGGCCATGGTCAAGTTCACTGCCTATGACTTTTCAGTATATGGCGGCCTGGAAGGGACCCTGGAGCACATTGGTGCAGATACGGTAACCGACGATAAAGGCAATGCCTTCTATATTGTCCGGGTGCGTACCAACAAACCGGGATTCGGCGATAGCAATTTGCCGATTATTCCGGGGATGGTGGCAGAGGTTGATATTCTGACGGGCAAGAAGAGTGTATTGGCATATCTCCTGAAGCCGGTATTGCGTGCCAAAAATGTGGCCATGACGGAGCGTTGATGCAACACTGGATCATTGATGCCGACATAAATCCTCTGCCAGCGTGGTTGGAGGCGATGCCGAAAGCGAAGTTTCTGCGTCGAGATCAGGTCGCCTCTATTTCTGATGGTCGTCAGGGTGTTGTCTGGTGCCGCCTGCGCTCAGGTGAGTCCCTCGATTCTATTGTGGAAAGTGTTTTTGCCTGCGCCCGTGGCAAACCGTTGATCCTCCTGTGCGACGAGCCGGAAGAGTCGTTAACCATGAATGCTTTGTCGGCCGGTGCTGCTGGGTGCTGTAATACGAATGCGGCACCAGAGGTGCTCAAGCAGGTTGCGCTGGTTGTCAGTAACGGTGGTCTGTGGGTTGGTCGGTCGCTGTTGCAGCGGCTGGTCGGCAGTACTTCTCGCGTTCTGGGGGAGCGGGTAGAGCGGTTGCCGCGGGATGACTGGTCGCCCCTGCTATCCGAACGCGAGACTCAGGTTGCGCGTCTTGTGGCAGGGGGGGCAAGCAACAAGGAAA carries:
- a CDS encoding type I secretion system permease/ATPase is translated as MSADIEVSSEVGKAGVREDLLHHDPLLDCLVELTRIHGRPSTRAALISGLPLEKGSLTPGLFGRAASRAGLSAKLVRRPLARIDPALLPAVLLNQNEEACVLLGWDDSGENARLLFPETGQGSVQMSREVLEARYTGVAIFARPHFRFDKRTPQVGDIKLRHWFWGALAEQWPVYRDVLGAALLINVMALAMPLFSMNVYDRVVPNRAMETLWVLALGVLLLIGIDFVLRLLRGHFIDLASARIDMQLSAQIMERVLGVRMEARPAAVGAFASNLRSFETVRDFIASATVTAFIDLPFALIFIVVIAIIAWQLVLPVLLAIVMVVIYAYILQHKMHALSETTYRAGALRNATLIESLSALETIKTQGAESVMQSKWEKSVAFVSRVNNQMRFLSAAATNGASEIQQMVNIVVIIAGVYLIADGKLSMGGLIACTMLASRAVAPLGQMVGLLMQYHSAKVSLTSLDQVMNNPVERPADAAFVHRPDLKGNIEFRDVGFSYPNCSIAALKGFSCRITSGEKVVVIGRIGSGKTTLQKLILGLYQPTAGAVTIDGVDVRQLDPADLRRNIGYVSQDVTLLYGTLRDNIAIGAPYADDAAVMAAADAAGLTDFVNRHPDGFDMMIGERGDSLSGGQRQGVAIARAFLMDPPILLLDEPTSSMDFSSEQQFKQRLKEAAAHKTVIVVTHRNSLLDLATRVIVVDDGRVVADGPRDQVIQALQSGRIGRAA
- a CDS encoding HlyD family type I secretion periplasmic adaptor subunit, whose protein sequence is MSRLKLVLGKLHALLERIAANNAPRVEKILGRLPNREDIEAVDFATDADLAMLRQEPLRARVLLRSIGIVAVIFLLWAAIAQLDEVTRGDGKVIPSRQLQVLQSIDGGLVSEILVKEGDVVQANQLLIKIDETRFASSVNENRAQYLSLLAKAARLKAMSEGKAFVPPPEVMKESPEVVEQEMQYYEAKRSEMGAAISIARQQLSQRQQELNEAQARRTQASQGYDLTSKELTVTKPLINSGAVSEVELLRLERDVSRYRGERDQASAQITRVQAAINEAQRKIEEVELTFRNDAGKELSEITGKLNGLAEGSVGLSDRVKQSSIRSPVKGTVKRLLVNTVGGVVQPGKDMIEIVPLDEALLLEARVVPRDIAFLRPGQPAMVKFTAYDFSVYGGLEGTLEHIGADTVTDDKGNAFYIVRVRTNKPGFGDSNLPIIPGMVAEVDILTGKKSVLAYLLKPVLRAKNVAMTER
- a CDS encoding response regulator transcription factor, which produces MQHWIIDADINPLPAWLEAMPKAKFLRRDQVASISDGRQGVVWCRLRSGESLDSIVESVFACARGKPLILLCDEPEESLTMNALSAGAAGCCNTNAAPEVLKQVALVVSNGGLWVGRSLLQRLVGSTSRVLGERVERLPRDDWSPLLSERETQVARLVAGGASNKEIAEQLAITERTVKAHLTAIFEKLSLRDRLQLSLRINGLSL